A window of the Xiashengella succiniciproducens genome harbors these coding sequences:
- the dusB gene encoding tRNA dihydrouridine synthase DusB, whose product MRIADITFRDKPLFLAPMEDVTDLVFRSLCKDFGADMLYTEFVSSDALIREVEKTRDKLILRDSERPVGIQIYGKDPDAMVEAAKIAEAAGPDLIDLNFGCPVKKIAVKGAGSGMLKTPDLLLEITERVVKAVKVPVTVKTRLGWDENSLIIETLAEQLQDVGISALTIHGRTRSQLYTGTADWEKIGAVKNNPRIKIPIIGNGDVTTAVQAGECFDKYGVDAVMIGRATIGRPWIFREIRHYLDTGELLQPLSMEEHVDFVKKHLCANVEWLGERRGILHTRRHLAVTFKGLPHFRDKKIKLLQSSSFEEILQLLSEVGEEYKDFIPSEVQCNNDSLSNEPDTTQQENQ is encoded by the coding sequence ATGAGAATAGCCGACATTACATTTAGAGATAAACCACTTTTCCTGGCACCAATGGAGGATGTTACTGATTTGGTATTCAGAAGCCTTTGCAAGGACTTTGGTGCTGACATGCTCTATACGGAGTTTGTCTCCTCAGATGCCCTAATTCGTGAGGTCGAAAAAACCAGAGATAAGCTAATTCTACGGGATAGCGAACGTCCGGTTGGAATTCAGATCTATGGCAAGGATCCTGATGCTATGGTTGAAGCTGCTAAGATTGCTGAGGCAGCTGGTCCAGACCTTATTGATCTCAACTTTGGCTGCCCTGTCAAAAAGATTGCAGTGAAAGGTGCCGGCTCGGGAATGCTTAAGACCCCCGATCTCTTGCTAGAGATTACTGAGAGAGTCGTCAAGGCTGTTAAAGTGCCGGTAACTGTTAAAACCCGACTGGGTTGGGATGAGAATTCTCTTATTATCGAAACACTTGCTGAACAATTGCAGGATGTTGGGATAAGTGCTTTAACAATACATGGACGCACTCGGAGTCAGCTCTATACCGGAACGGCTGACTGGGAGAAGATAGGCGCTGTTAAGAATAATCCAAGAATAAAAATTCCAATTATTGGCAATGGTGATGTGACTACCGCTGTACAGGCGGGAGAGTGCTTTGATAAGTACGGTGTTGATGCTGTAATGATTGGCAGGGCAACAATAGGACGGCCTTGGATTTTCAGGGAAATAAGACATTATCTGGATACAGGTGAATTACTGCAACCTCTTTCAATGGAGGAACATGTTGACTTTGTAAAGAAGCACCTCTGTGCAAACGTTGAATGGCTGGGCGAAAGGAGAGGTATCCTCCATACCCGCAGACACCTTGCTGTGACCTTCAAGGGACTGCCTCATTTCAGAGACAAAAAAATCAAGCTGCTTCAAAGCTCAAGCTTTGAAGAGATATTACAACTGCTTTCGGAAGTGGGTGAAGAATACAAGGATTTTATTCCTTCTGAAGTTCAGTGTAATAACGATTCACTATCGAACGAACCGGATACCACGCAGCAAGAAAACCAGTGA